gtggtgatgaagGAAGGAGTCCATGGAGGACTGCTTGAGATTGGAGGACGGAGCCATCGGAGAGGGGTGGGCGCGAGAAGTGCGTTAGGCCGAGGGGCGGCGTGGTTAGAAGTACACGTGGGTGGAACTCTCGTGTTGAAGCGAGTTCGGGAACAGGTATCATCGGTGCCGTCTACCGCTGATCACGAAATCAATCATAGGTATGGTTGGGAGCCATGGCCTCGTTTGGAGGGGAATTCCTGTTCCCTGTCATTGGACGACGCTGGGAGCTTAAGGCGGGAAAAGGAACGGTTGGTGTACCCGGCGTTGCGTGATCCGCTGTGTGGACCGGATCCTAAGATGCTTTAATATGAGACAGTGGAATgtcgtgtgtgtgtgtatatatatatatatatatatatattatttacttGAATAACTCATTTTATTGTGATGAAgatgataataatgatgatgtcTTTAAAAATGAATTAGCTAAAGAAAGATTACAATAGAAGGTTAAAGGTGACATAAATTCTAATATTTTATGATGCATATTGGTTAATGAGTTATTTTAAGtgaagatatgtatgataatattgAACATGTACTTGCGGAATAGTATTATAGTTAAGATGATAGTATGTTATTAAACATATCAATTCCTTTTGTCGAAGATGATAATTATTCATACAATAATCCGTTTGTTGGTTAGGTATGatatttgaataatattaaaattattttattatatataaagaaaattcCTGAAAGACTATGATATCTAAAGAAAATTTAAGATTAAATATGTTACAATTAGAAGTATAAGATAAAGCAAAATATAAAAGTTTCCGATTACCAATAGATGATAGTAACTCGTAGTGAAATCGATAATCTTTGAATTACcaagtttcataaaaaaatatgattgtaATTTGCCAAGATTGAATAGTGATAATAAAGAATGTAATACTTCTTTCATTGTAGATTAAATCAAAGATCAAGCTATGACAATTGTTAATTATACTATAAAGATGATTATTGCTaatatttagaaaatatttagAGTTGTTATTTCATACTGATATAATTGAATAGGTAATTGCATGAGTTTTGATCAATTATATactgatataattttattttcatagGAGTTAAAACTGTATGACTATAAGACTTATGTCCAAATgataatttcatcaaaaaattatttttaaagaatattttgaactttagaagtttcatattatatatgcgacttatttttagtatttatcaAGAAAATATCTCAGCGCCTAAATAATGGCTACAACTATTGATGGTTGTAATAGATTATTTTTAATTGCATTTGTTGTTATGGATATTAAATGTAGGGATTTATGGTGCAATGATCGAAattcaataatttttaaaaaatatataatagaacTTTCCAATAGTATATCATGGTTATTGTATAGTTTATCTATCTAAAATCTTTGAACGATGTGTATGAGATAGAAACTACAAAGCTATCATAAGCTACTACTAGATCTCTTACTGTATATAAGTTTAATGAATGTATGCAAAAGTTATGAAAACTTACAAAGGTTTAGTatggatattaaaaaaaaaagaaaaaaatgagctTCTATATATTCCCATGGCATCCTTATACAATCCTCACTATAAATGCATTAGAACATATGAATTTATCACTGAAGAATGTTCGTGACTTACCTATTACCTTTATGATGAAATAATTAggagaaattttttttgaatgattGTACATTTGTTATGAAATAactaataatttaaaatcaattTTGATAAGTATCGATAAATAATGGTAAGAAAAAGAATAAGTGTTCAAGGTGTCAACAATTTAGACATAATCTTATGATGTAAATTCCCCCCTATATCATCAGCTTGAGGGCAATGACATTTAGATAGAAATTTTAGTTACAAAAgcttattaaaaattaaattataattttgaagCTGACTCGGTGAAAACATACTTTCAGTGACTTATACATTTGTAATTTAATGTACTTTAATTTGTTCTGTTTGCTTGTCCAAAGTTAATACAATTTATACTAAAATTGTAAGTTTTAGTTGATTCACTTGTTTACAATAcatgttttattttacatgttggAAAAATCTAATAAATTTGAGATTGACTATTGGGGTTGAGTTCTGGCTCAAATTTTTATTAGATGTTTTAGACCAATATAGAAGCTAAATATCAAAAAACATTTCATAAATACATGATATTTctgtaaaaatagaaaaaaattggcCCAACCGAAAATATAAAATGACACATAGTtcacaaaatgaataattcataagaataaaaaaaaaatagaaaactagTTACATATGCCTATTTGGGTCCACTTTAagtcttttttaaattttttatgtctACTGAACCATTCTTTCTATGCAATATACTAATTTTTGGATTACGGGTAAAAACAATGTAtcatatattagaaaatattttttctggtacaaatttaaatattaaaaaaatattttttttaaaaaataatattaaaaatatttctgtaaaataagaaaaaaaaggccaaaaataaaaaatacacatAGTTCACAAgttgaataattcataaaaatattaaaaaaataaatacaaaactAGTAACATATGTCCATCTTAGTCTAAtgcaaatattttctaaaaatttcaaGTCTATTGGAAtagttgatttctatcaaacctttgctgccatctaccgtaGATCCAAAAATtttatccacaaccctaaaactccactaaaccacaccctcaaactgcacccaaaaaagccataaaacaagcctaaattgcagcctacatctaccaatccaccaacgctttcgaccatcacctctctcaacctatacacgcctttaacctgacaacaaaagagagatcataacatcacagatttggaggaatatactatggcatctgaggagacaatcaatgctaaattcgaagcatttGAGGCACAAttggaggatacgattcggacactctttattgAACTTAGATTGGACCGACCACTAAGCCAGTGATACACTgtttttaaattttggatgaaATTAGTGCAtcacatattagaaaatattttttctccaaatttttatcaagaattttggacCAATTTATAAGCtcaaatgtaaaaaaatattGCATGAATCTATGATATTTTTGTggaaaaatgattaaaattagaaaatgatagatagttcaaaagctattttttttctaaaatttttaagtcTATTGGAATAGTTTTTCTATTTGATGTACTATTTTTGAATTTTTGGCAAAAATAATGCATcgtatattagaaaatattttctttggccCAAATTTTTAACAAATATTTTAGACTAATTTCAAAGCTCCAAATATTTTAAGtctttcataaaatttttaagtctATTGAATCAGTTCTTTCATGTGATGCATCTTTTAAATTTAGGATAAAAATAGTATATTGCATATTAGCAAATATTATATCTGGCCCaaatttttgttaaaaaaaatattacataaatCTATGATATTTTTGTGGAAAATGAAAAATTAGCCAAAAATGAAAAACAACACAGAGTTCACAatctgaatattttataaaattattttaaaaaattctctaaaataaaaaaaaactagtaACATATTTTCGCTTGTGTTTAATTTAAGCATTTCATAAAATTTTCATGTGTATTGGATTAGTCCTTTTATACGATACACTATTTCTGAATTTTGAGTATAATGCATCGTaaattaagaaatattttttcgagCTTAAATTTTTATAAGTGGaccaatttagaagctcaaatgtatAAAAACATTGATCGGATCCATGATAATTTTGTTTAAATAGGAAAAAATTAGCCAAAAATAGAAAATGACACAAAATCCAAAAgttgaataattcataaaaatatcaataaaattataaaataaaaaaaccaatgtattatttttttattatgagcAAAAATAGTGCACCACATATTAGTAAATATTTTCTCATActctaatttttttctaaaagaaTATTGTATGGATCTAATGCCAAAAATGAAAAAATGGCACAATTAAAATGTTAAATAATTCATAAATTCTTGAAAATATGTCatatattatgcactatttttgaaatttagataaaaaaataatgtatcatATATTATGAATTATTTTCTCTAACCTAAATTTTTAGGTTTTAGATCAAtatagaagctcaaatatcaaaatatatttgcATGGATCCATGATATTTCTATGAAAACAAGAAAAATTTACCCAAAAATTAAAATAACACATAATTCACAAAGATATAAAATAAATTCTAAAATAGTAAAGTATGGTTTGATTGATGATAAACAAATTAAGACATTAAGTCCAAATATTGTGTTGCAGTCTTTTGACATACGTTGGGATTCCTACTATTAAACAATAATTGCCCTAGAAATCGATCATGCACGGCGCCGAGATGTCGCCACCTCCGCGCGGCGTCGGTTCCCCTTTGCTCGTCACTTGCAGTAGAAAACGCCGCCTTCGATCCGAAGGAATCCTTTCCTCCGACGATCCTCGTCCTCTCCAAGTCTTTGCGCCTGGCGCCGAGGAGAATCGTCCCGTCGTCGACTACGGCCGGAATCCCCTCAGCCACGAATCGGACGGCTTTGGCATCCGCCAAGACGAGGCCGATGCTCAATACAAGCTGTTGCTGGAGCACCTTAACGTCGATGACAAGTCCTACGTTTTCGAGATGATCATCGGAGGCTCGCGGTGGCGCATCAAATACGAACAGGACGAGGACTCCTGTGTCACTGCGGTTCGGTCGCAGCCCCGGAAGCGTCGGTTGAGCACCTCTAGCCGAGCGTGTAACGCCAAGAAGAGGCGCAAGAACAATGGCCTGGGTCAGGAGCCTTGCGAGGCCTCTGGCCCGCGTGCTCCTCTTTCCCAAAGCGGGTGGGACGTTGGAGGCTCGTTGATCGATGAGGATTACCAGGTGTTCTTGAACCACGTCAAGGCGTGCGGCCGCTCGATGATTCTCCAGTACGGGAACAATGTGACCATCGTATATGAGAAAGAACGAAATGGAGGGGAGGAAGTTcaagagcaagaagaagaagaagaagaagaagaagaagaagaagaagaagaagaagaagaagaaattgaaaATGAAGCTGTACACCCCATGGAAATGGAAATGAAACTGTACGATGATCCTCTTCAAACCTCCAGTTCCACGGTTAGTCTCATGGTCTAGTCAGTGCTAActgctaattgattgtgttttgtATTTAGTTCCTGACGCTACCTctgtaatatcatatttttaccaTGCTATCTTATATACGACGGATTGCAGGCTAGCTACTTTGACGAATTACTGCAGCATAGGTCATCTTCATTCAGGGACAGGCTTATGGATATCCTCAGGAAGCCATTTGATCAGaaagaatttgaaaatatgatgtctTTGATTAATATTCGGAATCCAATAGTGAAATACAAGGAATTGCGTAATGGATCCAAACCTTACATGACAAACCAGTTGGGAAGTTCATATCTCGATTGTCATCCTGGTGAGTATTAAAGTCGATTCACACGCTGATATTTTCTGTTCACTTGCTGTCTTTTCAGATAACAGACATCCAACCGTTAAAGCAGTTATCCAATTCTCGATCTTATGTTCATCCTATAATCTCATAATAGTTAGTCTTATGGCCAAACAACCACAAGATGTTACTAGGGACACAGCGCTGGCTCAATAGTCCCATATTAAAAATAACTTGGAATCTCTCTGGACATCAAAATATCCATACCTTGCAACCTGCTTAATTATACTTCTGCATGATTAGATGGTCTGTTACATGAATGGGCCATCTTGATGTTTGATGAACTATCATTCATTGATGTACAAGTTGAAACTAGTTTATCGGTTTGAAGTAAGCTATTACCATGTCTTAGATAGTTTCGGACTGTTCTGTTGTATGATTTTTCATACAATTGCTGCATGAATGGCTGAGTTCTAATGACTGTTTCTCTGATTTAGATCTTGCCAGACGCATCTCATCAGCATTTGATGATCACCACAAAAGTTTGTTTCTCCATGGCTTCTTCTTTTGGTTAAAGGTATCGTTCCCTTTTTATGTTCTTGCTCACTCTCCTCTTTTAAGTTGTTGTTGACATTTTATCTTATGCCTATTGTCCTCTTTGTTTTATCTTTGGTAAAGAAGGAATAGAATCGTTAAGGATCTATGAGATACATTTTGCCTTTTACATCCTCTAAGGCCATACCGCACACAATCTCAAGATAATATGATTACCCATCAATTATTTCTATGACTATTTTCATACTTCTCATGTTCTTATTTTTCATCTACTTGTTACTTATTTGTCCCAATATTTATTGATTAGTTTGGGGGAAATGATTCGGTGATCGAATCCTTCCTCTGAGCAGATTTACATTTTTTATGAGGATTGATAGGGATGTTGGAAGAAGAGAAATATGAAAGAGAAGAAGGATTACCTAATCATGCAATTGCAAAGAGACTTCTTGAGCAACAAGTTCGGACTTGAAAAAGGAATACCTAATCATGTAATAAAGAGACTTCTTGAGCAACAAGCCTGGACTTTTTTGAGCATGCAAGCTTGGCTATCTGTTCCTTTGCTCTTGTTGCCACTTCTCTCTTTTCCCTCCTCTTATGATAGTTGACCCCCTTTTACTTATAGGTGTAGCACGGAAGACTCCTAACCTAACTCGAGAAAACATAACTAAAGAAGGACTCTTAATCGGAGTCCTCAACTCTTAGTCCAATGTAGGGGACTCCTTAAGCTCAGGCTTGAGTCTTTGAGTTAGTCGAACATGGACTTGAGCTGGGTTGATCATCCCTGATCATGGGTCCCCCAATTTAGCTATTCAACTCTCGTTGAATATGGAATTGAAGAGAAGACAACTCTTCTTCATCGGCTTTTGTGAACTATCTTGCTCAAGGACTATAGTCTCATGTCGACTAGCGTGCCGATCAAGGCTCGGACTGGTATGCATTAATTGGTATTGATGCATCGTGTGTCAGTATGCCGGTACATGCTGATGGCTCCAAAAAATCATCGTGAATTCTCAAAAAaagcttgaaaaataaaaaaaacctacATTATACCTGTTTAATTAGAACTTAAtgcaaaattaatttaatttcaaTAAGAGGATGCCCAAATAAAGAAGGGATACCAGATTTATCTTTTTGGATGTTGAGGACCAACTTCGTGGCATGTTCCGAATAGTTCTTCTATTGATATTTAATCATCTACAAAGAAGAATTGATATATTAGATTACGTGTCGTAACTTCAAGATTTAAACAAATTAAGAAACCAATGGAAGCAAATTGGAGTAGCTTATCTTGAAATGTTCTATGGACCTCCATTGGAACCTTGGTGCATTTTGCGACATTAAGATACCCGCCAGGCCGCCAACTAAATGTTGCTTTAGTTGAATGATTCCTCCGCTCCTATCGACGTAATCATAATGAATATACTATCAATGATGATGATTGTTGTCCAAACAGCAAGTATGATCCCAAGCCGGATCGTGTATCTGTTCCTTTGGTGTCATTTTCctgtaaatatttataaattaacatGCTGTGATAATGCATTATCAATCAAGTAAGGACCCTAATTGGGTCTAGAAGATGTGTTTATACCTAATTACCCCAAATTAGGTTTTTAATTACAAAACAATCATAATTGGGTTTTAATTGACAATTAGGTTTGTAATTGACAAAACAATCATAATTGGGCTCTAATCGGAAAAATTAGGTTGATAATCAACAAAATAAGGTTTATAATAGacaaaataatcataattgggCTCTAAATAATCATAGTTGACAAAATAATCCTAAATTAGATAAAATGACACTAATCACACAAGTAACAAGTGCGTTTAGGCCTAATTACCTGCAAATTAGCACTAAAAAGGAAGCTTATTGACCCTAACTATGCctaaattcaaattatgatcactaatctttcaattcataAGCTGCATTTAGTCCTAATTACCCCCAAATTTGAACTGAAAGTAAGTGATTGACCCTAATGATCATTAACAATATAATGAAACTAATAAGGAGCTAATCATGTCCATAACTAATTAAAAGTATAATAATGTCCCAAATGATGCCTAAATTATAATTAATGCCACGAATCACATAAATAATAAGCTGTGTTTATGTCCAAATACCCTTAATTTGGCACTAAAAGTAAGAGATTGACCCTAATCATCATTAACTTGATATAATGGTGCTAATCTAATCATGTCAAAAGCTAACTAAAAGTACCTTCATGCAAATTAATGTCACTAATCACACAATAAACAATATATATTCATCTAATTACCCCTAATTTGGCATTAAAAATATGTGATTGACCCTAATCATCGTTAACTACATATAATGGAGCTAATCATGCCAAAATCTAACTAAGAAGTAGTAAGAGAATACATACCTTCTAATTAGAGTGATCCTCCTCTAAATAACTTGTTAGGATGTGTTAATCCTCCCAATGAAGCTCTAATCACCAAAGGTCAGCTTTAATTGAGAAAATGAGTGAATGTGTTAGAAAGAGAGAGTGATTGAGTGAAAAAGAGAGTTTAGAAGTAGTGTTTTCAAAAGGCGCTTGGGTGAGGAGAGGCCCAGCACCTTGCAACACCTCGTGGCGAGGCGTTGCAATGAAACACTGTTCAAGCCATGTGCTCGAGCTAAATCGAGCTGACTTTAAGCTTGGGTTCGACTAGGTAAGTAAGctagttcaattgaaccaactaatgtcATTACCCTAATACCCCTCCCCCCATGCACCTGACCCAATGAAAGAAACCAAAAGTGAAATAATACTGCTTGCCCGTCGCCTTCGTACGCTTTGTCCGCCTCATTCCTCATCGTCAGCAACCTCGTATTATGCCTTCATATACTCCATCCGTCGTTGCAATCCATCTGCTTCATCCGCCATGATCGGAAACCTTGTCCACTGCCTTCATCCGCTTCGTTCACTGCTGCACTTCATCCATTCGCTGTTGTAGCTTTGTCCGCCACCCTTTCCAACTTCGTCCACCATTGATTTTCACCTTCCTCCACAACCACTGGTTACTTCTCCATCTTCTCAGTCCTCTCGTTCTCATTTTATAGGTAATATAGGTAATACTTTCATCGATTAACTTACTGCACCATATTGAGGTGGTGCACTATTAGTTTGTTAGGAGTTAGAACTTAGGAGTTTTAAGTTCACCTAGGTAAGAACATCACATTGATATGAAAACATTGCTTAGAACATAATAGCGGTTAAAAAACACTGCTTAGTAGTTAGCACCCACCTCAAATTTCACCCCCTTTTGAAAACACtacttaaaatatattatatatttttaaaaatttaatatccagGAATGTCTCTCTTCACTCGagcgagcgcctcgggcgttttgggaccttggcgccttttggcacaTAGTGCTTTTGAAAACGTTGTTTATAAGTTGTGAGAGTGAGAGAAGGTGAAAGAGCAGAGGGAGGAGGTTTAAATGGGGTTTGAAAGTGGTCGAACGAGTAATTTGATCGTCGGACCAATATGGATCATAGCCATTGATCCATATCAATTGAAATCCAATTGTTACCAGTCAATACACGTTGATAATTGTCAAATTTGACTATTTCGCCCGTTACGACTACCCCATATATATACTGCTCAGTACAGGGTGTTTCGCATCTCGATCTTCTGTCAAACCGGTATGCATTGCTTCTGCTGTACCATTTCGGGCAGAACGTCAATCCTTGATCTTGTTGACCTAGGAATTTTCCCTTTGTATCCACTCCAAAAGTTGTTTTGATGCCTTATCTTATGGTAGTAACATTTTTTTTCGGCAATGGCGTCTCTGTCTAGAGTTACATTCTTGGAACCAACCCTCAACGTGGTGTGGGTCATGTACTCTTTGTATTTCTGTTGAGCCCATTGAAGTTGCTGAAGCTGCTGTTCGGCTTTCTTGTACACTCGTCGGATGTGTTCAAGAAATTTTAGACTCATAGTGCTATGTTGCTTCTTTGGAGATTTGTGATATTGAATTGGTTGTAAACTACAAACTGCAAGTCAAAAGGGCTTTGGGGTAAGTGCATACCTCAAACAGTGACTTGGTCATGGAGTTGTGCGCCACTCGATTAAATGCCAATTGCGGATATGGTAGGTTTTTGTCTCATGTTTTTGGATGTTGGGAGTTGTATCATTATATTAGATGAACTATCGGACAATTCACTATTTTGGTTTGTCCATTCGTCTAGGAGTGTAATATAGTAATTTTCTTCAATCAAGTGCACATCATGGCCCAAGGAGATCTCCAAAAGCTGGACATCTCTATTCATTTTTGCTGGTCTTCAATCGAGTGCCTATCATGGCTTAAGAACTGTTCATCTTTGCGGACACGATTGAGCTTGGAAGCTCGAAGTACATTCATATATATTGGAAAAATAATTGTGCTGACTCCTTAGGTAATCATTTTCTTAATGAACACTATTATTTTTGAAAACTTATCGACCGCCACGAAGAGGTAGTCATGACCCTTCCACGTGTTAGGAAGACCCCCCAAGAAGTCCATGGAAATGCTCTCTCACAGTCTCGTGGGTGGCTGGTTGGAGGTGTTGCATAACACAAATCCTCTCATAAACTATGCCACATCCTATTGTATCCGAGGCCAACAAACGTAATATTACAGGTTTTGCAATGTCTTCGTCATGCCAAAGTGCCTTGCGACCTGGACATATTTGCCTCTCGCATTCGGTTCACATGATCTACCTCTCTCGAAACATGAACTCTGTTGTTTTTGCCTTGAGCTCTTCAATCAGGCCTCGAACTTCGGGTTTTTCTCGTACATGCTCATGTAATCATCATGTAGACTCGGTTGTACCTACATTTGAATAAACAAGCAACGATTCGTGATAAGGGGTTGCGATAACATGTCAACTAGATTGTTTTATACTCCCTTATTCTATTTGATTACAAGGTTAAATTGCTATAGGTATGACATCTGCTTCATGTGTCGATCTTGCTCCAATTCGGACTATGTTTGCAAGTATTGAACTAGATGATGATCGGTGTAGACAATCATCTCCTTTCCAAGGAGAGACGTGTCAATACTCGATGGCTTTGTGTAGTGTGAGTGATTCTTTATCGTACATTTGGCAGTTCTTATTCTTGGAACATCACAAAGTGAGATCCTTGGAACATCTTAAATTAGCACGTCTCGGGTCGGTTATCTTGCACAAAAAAGGCCCCCATCGCATATCTAGACGTGGTCGCCTCCAACTTGAAGAATCTTTGTAGGTTCAGTAAGGCTAAGACTGGAGCCTCGCTAATCTTCCTCTTCAACAAGAAGAATAGATTGACAAAACACCACTCGAGCTTTTGATAGGCCTTGGTGAGGGATTGTAATGGTACAACATGGATGATGAAGTTTTGGATGAACTTACGGAGATATTGGCATGCCCCATGAAGCTTCGAACCTTTGTGATCGTTCTCAACTTCAACCATTCTCGGATTGtcttaaatttattcaaattgTCTTGGATTTTCCCTTCGCTTAAGACGAAGCGAGGTAGACGAGGATTTGTTTTCCGAACTTGCACTTCTTTGGGTTAAGACACAATTGGTGTTTCTCTAAAATGTGGAACACCTTTTATACAAACTCAATATGTTCTTCCCTTGATTGGTTGTAGATGAGAATGTCTTCGAGGTAGATGATGATAAAGTCATTGATGTGTGGACGTAACACGTTGTCCATCAACCGCATGAACATGGTAGGGGCGTTGCAAAGTCCAATTGGGATGACCAGGCACTTGAATAGCCCTTGACGCATCTTGAAGGCTATCTTCCACATGTCTTCTTCTCGGACTCAAGACTTAATGATAGCTTGACTTGAGATCCGGTTCAGTGAAGATGGTGGCATGTTCTTGTAACTTACCATCATCCTCTTTCTTGCATGTAGCTGATAAGGCTAAGGCTCACATTCTCGCTTCGACCGGTTGAATGAGTATTAACACGAAACGAATCTTTAGCATGTGTTCACCATCCATTTTGCTTGGTCGGTTGTCATGAGATCAATTGCACATACGCTCTTTTTCTCACATATGAGGAACATATTGCCGTCCTTTAGGAACTCGTATCGCTGGGGTCAGCAGTAGTAGACAACAACTCGGTTCCAAAGGTACATACTTTCGAAGATTACCAAGCATATGTCTTGGGGCACTACTTCTCACAATATGTATTTGTTGGTGATGGTGAAGCAAAATTTTCACTGCTGATTTATCCTTAACCACACATCCTTTTGGATCCAACCCAATGGATATTTGTTCAGATGAGGTGTGGTTTGTAGGCCAAGTTTCTGGACTGAGCTTgtcgagatgagattcttttaacTATTGATGTTGATGACTTCTTGCTTCACTTGAATTTTTGGCATAAAGAGCTCTTTTACAACCTCTGGGCCGATGGATGAAAGTGATAGACTGGGATCCGTACAATCAATCAATGCAAGTTCAATAGGATCGTTATCGATTGGGATCTAGCACTTCT
The DNA window shown above is from Musa acuminata AAA Group cultivar baxijiao chromosome BXJ2-4, Cavendish_Baxijiao_AAA, whole genome shotgun sequence and carries:
- the LOC135584135 gene encoding uncharacterized protein LOC135584135 isoform X2, translating into MHGAEMSPPPRGVGSPLLVTCSRKRRLRSEGILSSDDPRPLQVFAPGAEENRPVVDYGRNPLSHESDGFGIRQDEADAQYKLLLEHLNVDDKSYVFEMIIGGSRWRIKYEQDEDSCVTAVRSQPRKRRLSTSSRACNAKKRRKNNGLGQEPCEASGPRAPLSQSGWDVGGSLIDEDYQVFLNHVKACGRSMILQYGNNVTIVYEKERNGGEEVQEQEEEEEEEEEEEEEEEEEEIENEAVHPMEMEMKLYDDPLQTSSSTASYFDELLQHRSSSFRDRLMDILRKPFDQKEFENMMSLINIRNPIVKYKELRNGSKPYMTNQLGSSYLDCHPDLARRISSAFDDHHKSLFLHGFFFWLKNVGYEGAFKPWVPALPDHIDIECDDTTILSVQNDMSEGEEKKGSEGKEVQEEKEGENNMNIVHEGEEKEWEEVEELKVAEIKLCGKESDVCPGEMEIKSYHGSLQSSTSLGLQASEDVGYSVETLQHTLTSSFQSRLTSVLEMPFDQVEYERLMSLISLYMPEMKDLGDESRPYTTNQLGYSSPDHYPGKDL
- the LOC135584135 gene encoding uncharacterized protein LOC135584135 isoform X1; this translates as MHGAEMSPPPRGVGSPLLVTCSRKRRLRSEGILSSDDPRPLQVFAPGAEENRPVVDYGRNPLSHESDGFGIRQDEADAQYKLLLEHLNVDDKSYVFEMIIGGSRWRIKYEQDEDSCVTAVRSQPRKRRLSTSSRACNAKKRRKNNGLGQEPCEASGPRAPLSQSGWDVGGSLIDEDYQVFLNHVKACGRSMILQYGNNVTIVYEKERNGGEEVQEQEEEEEEEEEEEEEEEEEEIENEAVHPMEMEMKLYDDPLQTSSSTASYFDELLQHRSSSFRDRLMDILRKPFDQKEFENMMSLINIRNPIVKYKELRNGSKPYMTNQLGSSYLDCHPDLARRISSAFDDHHKSLFLHGFFFWLKNVGYEGAFKPWVPALPDHIDIECDDTTILSVQNDMSEGEEKKGSEGKEVQEEKEGENNMNIVHEGEEKEWEEVEELKVAEIKLCGKESDVCPGEMEIKSYHGSLQSSTSLGLQASEDVGYSVETLQHTLTSSFQSRLTSVLEMPFDQVEYERLMSLISLYMPEMKDLGDESRPYTTNQLGYSSPDHYPDLVSQIKSADPNRGLLLLRGFFFWLQNRGDEGAYKPWATGDPNKTLQD